ttattgaatactttaagttgaaaatcattaaaaaaattaatataaaatattctattaatttatacaaaagacaatatgtaaatttttatattaaaatacatctttatttttaatgacaactaatacaaaaaaaaaaaatatgtaaactTTTTTTAGGCTTTCATTCAGCTACGCTTATTTTTTTCAACATTTATAACTTATCAACCTAGTATTAAAGTTTCCATGAATACACTccctttaattttgtttttcttcatttGACATAACCTTATATTTTCTCATTATTTCAGTCACtcgcttttttttttccttgaaCCATCACAATGACAAAAGTAATTTTGCATGAATTTATTGATTGtccaataaatttaatatttagtaGCAAAAATGATATTTGTACATAGAATTATCTTGATGACATGTTTTGAAACCCATTCACTTCAATTTCCTTCATTTCTATTGGAAATAAATTTGTGATggcataaatttatttgatattataaacTGTCCAAAGCAAGATTATaagaataagaataaaaataaaaatcatttgaaaaacttaaaactacATACAATTTTCATTTTGGATATAAGTACACACAATTCTATGAAAATGATTGATGTAGAATTGAACAAAACACTacttcaatattaaaaaataatggtaCTTTTCAATCTAAAAACACACACAACCTATTTTATTAGGAGTTGTAAGAAGATGAGTActattaaacaattaaaaattaaacaaaatacaataatcTCACATTTATGCTAATTTTTCCATTTAAAGAAGTTGAATGCACATAACCTACCACCATAAACGCATATGCTTGACGAATATAAAACCAATGAATAAGAGTAATATACGTATGAAAATGTGATCAaattgcttttattttttttagtgacCAAATTGGATCTCACAATATTATCATGGTTGAAGTTGAATCTTCACTCTTTCaccaacaaaaaattgaatCTTGACTCTATATCTTTTTAAGTAGTTTTATCATTAGACAATGGATTCATTTTATAACCTAAACTTAACtacattattattactattattattgaatagaataagatattttttttaaccaatagaATAAGAGATGGTTGAAGATTATGCATGTTAATTTCTACAAATTCATATGGTTTTAGAATACATAGTAATGTAGAAGATTATGCATTACAAACTCATATGAATAGTTAGATGcatattaatatgtaattaatgATTTTTGAGATGAAATGGTTTATTATAGGAGAGCAAGTTTTTGAAGTTTTTGGGATTTATGTGGAACCCTTTGTCATGGGTTATGGAAGCTGCTGCTATAATGGCAATTGCTTTGGCAAATGGAAGTGGAAGGCCACCTGATTGGCAAGATTTTGTTGGAATCATTGCTTTGTTAGTTATCAATTCCACAATTAGTTTCATTGAAGAAAACAATGCTGGTAATGCTGCTGCTGCTCTCATGGCTGGTCTTGCTCCCAAAACCAAGGTAGCTTCCTTTTTTTTCCTAATTTAATTCTTCCTAGTGTATGAGTCTGATGAAATCACGGTAGCACTGTGAATTTGTTGAAGTTTCAAAGTGTAGCTTTTGCCAGAATCATGGTGGCAAACTGTGATTCAGCAAAACTCTCGCTGTTAATCCAAACATGTACCATGTAGCATTATCTTTATTCAATGTATATGCATGTGTAGGTACGTATAGTTTACTGATAAGTGGGACAGTCTTTGGGCTCGGCCTAAACATTTGGTTGACTGCGACAGGGGTTTGGGGGGTGAAGCCTAAGATATGGCTTAGGGGTAATCTTGTAAGCTGGACAATAGTATTCAAGCACAAGTTGTACTATGTAAGCCTTAGGCTTGAAATAATACAAATGTATTGCAGCTGCACTGCAATCGGAAACGTAGGCACAATTGATCGAACTTCATGATCAAATATCACGTGTTCTCTGTTTTCGTTTTTCGTAATTGTTTACCTTTGAAGGATTGCTTTTCTAACACTGTGTGCATGCATTATTTGTAgcattatctttttttaatgtttgttCAACTTTTGGGGGAATAAAAAATTTCAGGTACTAAGAGATGGTAAATGGGGTGAACAAGATGCTGCAATTTTAGTACCCGGAGACATAATCAGCATTAAATTAGGAGATATCATTCCAGCTGATGCGCGTCTTCTTGAGGGAGATCCTTTGAGTGTTGATCAATCCGCTTTAACCGGAGAATCACTTCCTGTGACAAAGTATCCAACTGAAGAAGTGTTTTCAGGATCAACTGTCAAGAAGGGTGAGATTGAAGCAGTTGTGTATGCTACTGGTGTTCACACTTTTTTCGGTAAAGCAGCTCATTTGGTTGATAGTACTAACCAAGTTGGACATTTTCAAAAAGTGCTTACATCTATTGGAAATTTCTGCATTTGTTCAATTGCTATTGGAATTCTTATTGAGCTTATAGTGATGTATCCAATACAACATAGAAAGTATAGAGATGGAATTGACAATCTTTTGGTGCTTTTGATTGGTGGAATTCCAATTGCAATGCCAACTGTTTTGTCTGTTACAATGGCTATTGGTTCTCATAGGCTTTCACAGCAAGGTGCAATCACAAAAAGAATGACAGCTATTGAAGAAATGGCTGGAATGGATGTTCTTTGCAGTGATAAAACTGGAACTCTCACTTTGAATAAGCTTAGTGTTGATAGAAACTTGATTGAGGTGTTTGCTAAGGGTGTAGATAAGGACTTTGTGATACTTTTAGCAGCTAGAGCTTCTAGGATTGAAAATCAGGATGCTATTGATGCTGCAATTGTTGGAATGCTTTCAGACCCACAAGAGGTAAGTGtttgttttctttcaaaaaatatgATCAATGTTTTTTTAAACAGCCAATGTTAGTATTGTTagtaattttcattatttatttatttatttattttttctttgtatGATGGTGGCTGGAATTACATTTGGTTTATGATTGATCAGGCAAGAGCTGGTATCAATGGGGTTCATTTTCTTCCATTCAATCCTGTAGACAAGAGGACTGCTCTTACCTATATTGATTCTGATGGATATTGGCATAGATCTAGCAAAGGGGCTCCTGAACAGGTAAAATCGCACAATCGCAATACTTAGGGGGTCAAAAGTTGATTTAAGCCTTTAAATAATGACTCACTAAGCTATGTTTTTATGTTCTTTTAGATATTGAACCTTTGCAACTGCAAAGAGGGTGTGAAGAAAAGGGTTCATGAAGCGATTGACAAGTTTGCGCAGCGGGGACTTCGATCTTTAGGTGTTGCTTGTCAGGTAAGTAATAATGATGTATCAGCTATGTTTAATTTTCTAGTTGATTAAATtgcattgttttattttttcttgtatTGTATATGATTTGTGTAACAGGAAGTACCTGAGAGAACAAAAGATAGTCCTGGTTCACCATGGCAGTTTGTTGGTCTTTTACCACTATTTGATCCTCCTAGGCATGATAGTGCAGAAACAATTCAAAGAGCTCTTGATCTTGGTGTCAATGTCAAGATGATTACTGGTAAGATTTGAGTCCGTACTTTCTGGTTTACATAGTTCTAAATTGCTTTCTGTAACTATAGTTACAGCCGCAATTTAAAGGTTTTAGAGGTCTCTGCAACTGTAATTGTAGCCGCATGGGCCACATTTGCCTACATAATTTAGAATCATTTGTAGCTTTCATTCCATAATTTAAAGTTTATAGCTTTGAAATTATTGGTGGTGTTTGTGGTTCTGTAGGGGATCAGCTTGCCATTGGTAAAGAAACAGGTAGAAGGCTTGGAATGGGAACAAACATGTATCCATCATCTGCATTGCTTGGTCAAAACAAAGATGCTTCTACTTCAGATCTTCCTATTGGCGAGCTGATTGAGAAGGCCGATGGATTTGCAGGAGTATTTCCCGGTATGTACTTcagttaaactattttattcaCAACTATATCCTTATTCATCAATCAAAtaactgtattttttttaaataatctcaGATTGGAActtctattatttttctttcaactaCATCTAACATACTTGGTCATCACTTCTGTTCAGTTTTTGAAGCTGCTATATCATTATCTCTAGTGTAGCTAGGTTTCAAATTTCTCAACATTTCtatcattttaatctttttttttctttgtatgaTATGGTAGAACACAAATATGAAATTGTGAAGATGCTGCAAGAGAGGAAGCATATATGTGGAATGACAGGAGATGGTGTAAACGATGCGCCTGCGTTAAAGAAAGCAGACATTGGAATTGCTGTTGCTGATGCTACAGATGCAGCTAGAAGTGCTTCTGATATTGTCCTCACTGAGCCTGGTCTTAGTGTCATCATTAGTGCTGTTCTCACAAGCAGAGCCATTTTCCAAAGGATGAAGAATTATACTGTTAGTTTCcttgaatatataattaattgtttgaattaatttaatgttcTTAGTTGCCTAATCtcaaatttgaattgttgaacaGATTTACGCTGTGTCGATCACCATACGTATTGTGGTATGTGTTGCAGTAAGCTTAACAAAAAAAAGTGTTAGATTTTTTTCTATGTACTTGAACATTTAAATCATATACTTAATGAttattgatttttcatttttcaatttggCAGTTTGGTTTTATGTTTATTGCTTTGATTTGGAAGTTTGATTTTGCACCCTTCATGGTTTTGATCATTGCAGTACTTAATGATGGTAAGATAACATGTTCTTAACCTTCCATGTTATTCTTTTACTAGTACATAAATCTTTAAGTTAATGTCCTAATTCACTACCATACATTTAGGTACCATTATGACAATATCAAAGGATAGAGTGAAAGCATCTCCACTACCTGACAGTTGGAAACTGAAGGAGATATTTGCTACTGGCATTGTGCTTGGCAGTTACATGGCACTAATGACAGTCATATTTTTCTGGGCAATGAAAGATACCGACTTCTTTTCGGTAAATTaacttacatttttttttcttttttgagtttaattttgatataccGTCAACTATCAAACAATCATATGTGTGACTTTAAAAGTAGTTATAATTAAAGTCAGacgttttttaataatttgatccGACAATTATGATTGTTTGTATTTGACAgtgcaaaaaaaaatttacgCTGACGATATATTTGAACTAAATTCTTTCTCAATATCATAATAACCAACTAGGAAAAATGCTAAGCACTATTAGGTTTAAATGTTGCAGGACAAGTTTGGTGTGAGGTCTTTGAGACATAGTCCTGATGAGATGATGGCAGCTTTATACCTACAAGTCAGTATAATAAGCCAAGCACTAATTTTTGTTACTAGGTCAAGAAGTTGGTCTTTTGTTGAAAGACCTGGTCTTCTACTACTAGGTGCTTTTATGATTGCTCAGCTGGTAAGCTTGAACCTCTTCTTATTTTTCAATCAACAATACTATGGTTCtgtttaaattgatttatttgagcATATCTACTAACATAAGCACTTGTGAGAGGAGAGCTTAtggaaacaacttatgacatgtcTATATGTTGTTTTCAGTTAATTTCCACAAGCTCTGTaggatagcttatgaaaacatcTTATAGCTTTACATAAACACTTACATGATAAGCGCATATAGTATAAGCTcttatttaaattgtttatccaGATAGGGTATATATAAAGTTACATGTGTTTTAGCTTCCTAATCACTATTATCTTTCTTTTGTGGTTACAATAGTTTGTTATGTAATTGGCAGATTGCAACTTTTATAGCAGTGTATGCTCATTGGGAGTTTGCAAGAATAAAAGGAATGGGATGGGGTTGGGCTGGTGTAATTTGGTTGTATACTTTGGTAACCTATATCCCTCTTGATTTACTCAAATTTGCAATCCGATATATTCTGAGTGGCAAAGCTTGGGACAATCTTTTGGAAAACAAGGTAggttctttttattttagctTAGCATTTGTCTCATTGTTGATGACGAGAAGCCTTGAATTGTCTGCAGTCAGCACACCGATGACTGTTGGATTGAGATCAAACTGTTCAAATTTCATTACAgattttgattttcttaaaataactgAATTATCATGTTTGAAAGACTATGgaattatctaatttttttgatgatttctcaTCATAGACTGCCTTCACTACAAAGAAAGACTATGGAAGAGAACAGAGGGAAGCACAATGGGCAGCAGCACAGAGATCACTTCATGGTCTTCACCCTCCATCTACCTCCAACACTTACACTGAAGGTAGTAGTAGCTATAGAGAGCTTTCAGAGATTGCAGAACAAGCCAAGAAACGTGCTGAAGTTGCAAGGTAAGCCATATTTCAATGGTTGAAAatgattcaagaagtggaaattATGTATTCAAGAGTAATGAATAATGTAGCACTCACTTGATATAGA
The genomic region above belongs to Cicer arietinum cultivar CDC Frontier isolate Library 1 chromosome 4, Cicar.CDCFrontier_v2.0, whole genome shotgun sequence and contains:
- the LOC101513928 gene encoding plasma membrane ATPase-like isoform X2 codes for the protein MNSISLEQLKNENINLDQIPLEEVFEQLKCSRQGLTSEEGSKRLQSFGPNKLEEKKESKFLKFLGFMWNPLSWVMEAAAIMAIALANGSGRPPDWQDFVGIIALLVINSTISFIEENNAGNAAAALMAGLAPKTKVLRDGKWGEQDAAILVPGDIISIKLGDIIPADARLLEGDPLSVDQSALTGESLPVTKYPTEEVFSGSTVKKGEIEAVVYATGVHTFFGKAAHLVDSTNQVGHFQKVLTSIGNFCICSIAIGILIELIVMYPIQHRKYRDGIDNLLVLLIGGIPIAMPTVLSVTMAIGSHRLSQQGAITKRMTAIEEMAGMDVLCSDKTGTLTLNKLSVDRNLIEVFAKGVDKDFVILLAARASRIENQDAIDAAIVGMLSDPQEARAGINGVHFLPFNPVDKRTALTYIDSDGYWHRSSKGAPEQILNLCNCKEGVKKRVHEAIDKFAQRGLRSLGVACQEVPERTKDSPGSPWQFVGLLPLFDPPRHDSAETIQRALDLGVNVKMITGDQLAIGKETGRRLGMGTNMYPSSALLGQNKDASTSDLPIGELIEKADGFAGVFPEHKYEIVKMLQERKHICGMTGDGVNDAPALKKADIGIAVADATDAARSASDIVLTEPGLSVIISAVLTSRAIFQRMKNYTIYAVSITIRIVFGFMFIALIWKFDFAPFMVLIIAVLNDGTIMTISKDRVKASPLPDSWKLKEIFATGIVLGSYMALMTVIFFWAMKDTDFFSDKFGVRSLRHSPDEMMAALYLQVSIISQALIFVTRSRSWSFVERPGLLLLGAFMIAQLIATFIAVYAHWEFARIKGMGWGWAGVIWLYTLVTYIPLDLLKFAIRYILSGKAWDNLLENKTAFTTKKDYGREQREAQWAAAQRSLHGLHPPSTSNTYTEGSSSYRELSEIAEQAKKRAEVARLMERNTLKGRVESVVKLKGLDIDTTKQNYTF
- the LOC101513928 gene encoding plasma membrane ATPase-like isoform X1, whose amino-acid sequence is MWNPLSWVMEAAAIMAIALANGSGRPPDWQDFVGIIALLVINSTISFIEENNAGNAAAALMAGLAPKTKVLRDGKWGEQDAAILVPGDIISIKLGDIIPADARLLEGDPLSVDQSALTGESLPVTKYPTEEVFSGSTVKKGEIEAVVYATGVHTFFGKAAHLVDSTNQVGHFQKVLTSIGNFCICSIAIGILIELIVMYPIQHRKYRDGIDNLLVLLIGGIPIAMPTVLSVTMAIGSHRLSQQGAITKRMTAIEEMAGMDVLCSDKTGTLTLNKLSVDRNLIEVFAKGVDKDFVILLAARASRIENQDAIDAAIVGMLSDPQEARAGINGVHFLPFNPVDKRTALTYIDSDGYWHRSSKGAPEQILNLCNCKEGVKKRVHEAIDKFAQRGLRSLGVACQEVPERTKDSPGSPWQFVGLLPLFDPPRHDSAETIQRALDLGVNVKMITGDQLAIGKETGRRLGMGTNMYPSSALLGQNKDASTSDLPIGELIEKADGFAGVFPEHKYEIVKMLQERKHICGMTGDGVNDAPALKKADIGIAVADATDAARSASDIVLTEPGLSVIISAVLTSRAIFQRMKNYTIYAVSITIRIVFGFMFIALIWKFDFAPFMVLIIAVLNDGTIMTISKDRVKASPLPDSWKLKEIFATGIVLGSYMALMTVIFFWAMKDTDFFSDKFGVRSLRHSPDEMMAALYLQVSIISQALIFVTRSRSWSFVERPGLLLLGAFMIAQLIATFIAVYAHWEFARIKGMGWGWAGVIWLYTLVTYIPLDLLKFAIRYILSGKAWDNLLENKTAFTTKKDYGREQREAQWAAAQRSLHGLHPPSTSNTYTEGSSSYRELSEIAEQAKKRAEVARLMERNTLKGRVESVVKLKGLDIDTTKQNYTF